GGTTCAAGTATGTTAAAAGAACATCGGTTACCGCAAGAAATAATAGACATTGCAGAACAACATCATGGTACAACGCTGTTAAAATATTTTTATCATAAGGCAAAAGAAAATTCAGTAGATGTAAGTGAAGATGACTTTCGTTATCCAGGGCCGAAAGCTCAAACGAAAGAATCGGCGATTGTTGGCATAGCAGATAGTGTAGAAGCGGCGGTTCGTTCGATGTCTAATCCGACTCCAAAAAAAATAGAGAATTTAGTTAAAAATATAATATCTGATCGATTGCAAGATGGACAATTTGATGAATGTGATCTCACTTTAAAAGAGATCGACATTGCAGCAAAAACGATGTGTGAAACATTAAATGGGATATTTCATTCGCGTATAGAATACCCTGAAATTCAGGAGAAAAAGGTGAAACAAGCATGAATATTGATTTTATAGATGAGAATGGATTTGTTAATGAATCTGATCTTGAGCAAGTAGAGAAATTATTACGATACGCAGCTGAGCAAGAAGGAGTAGAAGAGGATGCGGAGATTTCTGTAACATTTGTTGATGATGCAGAAATTCAAACAATTAATCGAGACTATCGTGATAAAGATAGACCGACTGATGTTATATCTTTTGCACTTGAAGAATTAGGAGAAGGTGAGATGGAAATCCAAGGGATGGACATGCCAAGAGTGTTAGGAGATATCATTGTTTCAGTTGAAACTACAAAAGTACAAGCTGATGAATATGGACATTCATTTAGTAGAGAGTTAGGTTTCTTATGTGTTCATGGTTTATTACATTTATTAGGTTACGATCATATGAATGAACGTGATGAGAAAGAAATGTTCGCAAGACAAAAGGAAATTCTTGAAGGTTATGGACTCACTAGGTAAGCGATATCATCGACTTGTTAGAAGCTTTGGGTATGCATTTCAAGGGCTCTTTAATAGCCTTAAAAACGAACAAAATATGCAGATTCACTTTATTGCAGGTACTCTTGTAATGATAGGTGCGTGGATACTTGAACTACCTAGGAACGATTATATAGTTATCTTCATTTTAATTGGAGGAATGGTTAGTTTAGAGTTATTGAACACTGCAATAGAAAGAGTGGTTGACTTAGTTACAGAAGAATACCATCCACTAGCGAAACAAGCGAAAGATATTGCAGCAGCAGCTGTACTCTGGTTTGCAATTATTTCGTTCATCATTGGATGCGTCATTTTTTACCGCCCATTTATTAATTTCGTCACGAACTTGTGATGTAAACAACTTTAACTTGATGTAGAATAGAAGGGTAGACAGCAAGAAACTTGGTAAAGCTACTGCCTACATCATAAGATATTTCATCGTATTGAAAGGACTGTTATTAATGGATAAACAAACACTAATAAATGCAGCAAAGGAAGCTCGTGAATTAGCATATACACCATATTCTAAATTTAAAGTCGGTGCAGCACTTTTATCAAGTAAAGGTACAATTTATAAGGGTTGTAACATTGAAAATGCATCTTATGGCCTTTGTAACTGTGCAGAACGTACAGCGCTCTTTAAAGCCATTTCTGAAGACGATAAGGAGTTTGAAGCAGTTGCTGTTGTTGCAGATACAGAGCGTCCAGTGCCGCCTTGTGGTGCGTGTCGTCAAGTATTATCCGAGCTTTGTCCTGCTGATATGCCAGTTTATTTGACAAACTTAAAAGGTGATGTAGAAGAAACAACGGTAAAAGAGCTTCTACCAGGAGCATTTTCAGTGGAGGATTTAAATGAATAACGATCAGTTTCGATCAGGTTTTGTTTCCATTATTGGGAGACCAAATGTAGGTAAATCAACATTTCTAAATCGAGTAATCGGTCAAAAGATTGCAATAATGAGTGATAAAGCTCAAACGACGAGAAATAAGGTTCAAGGCGTTTATACGACAGATTCAAGTCAAATTGTCTTCATTGACACACCTGGTATTCACAAACCTAAATCTAAGCTTGGAGATTTCATGGTTAAGGCAGCTCAAACAACATTAAGAGAAGTTGACTTAATCTTGTTTATGGTGAATGTGGATCAGGGGATAGGTAAGGGAGACAAATATATTATTGAATGGTTAAAGTCGACAAAAAATCCTGTCTTTCTCGTTTTGAATAAAATTGATCAAGTGCATCCAGAAGATTTATTGCCACTTATTTCTCAATATAAGGAATTATATGATTTTGCTGAGATTGTACCGATTTCAGCATTAGAAGGAAGCAATGTATCAACATTATTGGATCAAGTTACTGACTATATGGAAGAAGGTCCGCAATACTATCCGTCTGATCAAGTTACAGACCATCCTGAACGATTTATTGTATCTGAATTCATTCGTGAAAAAGTATTACATTTAACACGTGAAGAAGTACCACATTCAATTGCTGTTTACATTGATTCGATGGAGCGTCGAGGGGATGGAAATACGGTATATGTTGCTGCAACGGTAATTGTAGAACGTTCTTCTCAAAAGGGAATTATTATTGGTAAGCAAGGATCGATGCTAAAGGAAATAGGAAAACGAGCACGCAAAGACATCGAGGCAATGTTAGGCTCAAAAGTGTATCTTGAGTTATTCGTTAAGGTGCAAAAGGATTGGCGTAATAAAAACATCCTCTTGAATGACTTTGGTTACCGTGATGAAGACTACTAAATCTTCATAAATGGTATCTTTTTGAGTGCTTTTCATTTATGCAGTTAAAAAATAAAAGTTCAACATACCCGATTAAGGGATGATTAACAAATATTCTCTTACATCTTTCAAGCTGCAAAGGTCAACCTATTAGAAAGGGTAAGAGTTTCAGCTAGTATTAAACGGATTGTTTAAAAGTGGGATCAACTTTTTGAACATCTTCTAAAAATCATGAAAGGTGGGGTCTCTTTTGTTGGATTTGACTTGGAAGATTTTTAGCGAAACTGGTGACCTTGGGATATATCTTCTCATGAAAGAAATTGAGAGAGACAGTATCGGACCCGAAGATGAAAGTGAAGAGCTGGCAGAGATACAAACTCCTTTTTCATAGGGGAAACTTTGTAGTTGGAAATGTAAAAGGGAATAAAAGTTGAACGACATAAAATAAATATTAAGTAAACATTAATATGTTGTGGTGAGAGACCCAAGTTTTCTGAATGATGGATGGTGACATGTGTGTATTCTAAAACAGAAGGGATTGTAATCCGTACCAATGATTACGGGGAGACGAATAAAGTTGTTACACTTTATACACGTGACTTAGGGAAAATTGCAGTAATGGCTAGAGGTGCAAAGAAGCCCAAAAGTCGGTTAACTTCCGTTACACAACTTTTCACGTATGGAAGTTATCTCGTACAAAAAGGTAATGGTATGGGAGCAATGCAGCAAGGAGAAATCATCCAGTCATTCCGAAGTATACGAGAAGATATTTTTAAGACAGCTTATGCAGCATATATAGCAGAACTCACAGATAAGTTAACTGAAGAGAAGCGTTCTAATCCGTTTATCTTTGAGTTGCTTAATCAAACGTTAATGTATATGCATGAAGGGGTAGATATAGACATATTATTGAATATCTACCAAATTAAGATGTTGGACGTAGCTGGGATTCCACCGCATGTAGACAGTTGTGTAAATTGTGGACATACGGAAGGGACTTTCGCCTTCTCAGTACGAGAAGGCGGTTTTCTGTGTCATCGGTGTTTTTCTATTGACCCGTATCGTATGGCAGTTAGTGCAGCAACGTTAAAATTAATCCGCATATTTTATACTTTTGATATAGCTAGGTTAGGGGATGTGTCTGTTCAA
This sequence is a window from Bacillus solimangrovi. Protein-coding genes within it:
- the ybeY gene encoding rRNA maturation RNase YbeY produces the protein MNIDFIDENGFVNESDLEQVEKLLRYAAEQEGVEEDAEISVTFVDDAEIQTINRDYRDKDRPTDVISFALEELGEGEMEIQGMDMPRVLGDIIVSVETTKVQADEYGHSFSRELGFLCVHGLLHLLGYDHMNERDEKEMFARQKEILEGYGLTR
- a CDS encoding diacylglycerol kinase family protein; its protein translation is MDSLGKRYHRLVRSFGYAFQGLFNSLKNEQNMQIHFIAGTLVMIGAWILELPRNDYIVIFILIGGMVSLELLNTAIERVVDLVTEEYHPLAKQAKDIAAAAVLWFAIISFIIGCVIFYRPFINFVTNL
- a CDS encoding cytidine deaminase → MDKQTLINAAKEARELAYTPYSKFKVGAALLSSKGTIYKGCNIENASYGLCNCAERTALFKAISEDDKEFEAVAVVADTERPVPPCGACRQVLSELCPADMPVYLTNLKGDVEETTVKELLPGAFSVEDLNE
- the era gene encoding GTPase Era gives rise to the protein MNNDQFRSGFVSIIGRPNVGKSTFLNRVIGQKIAIMSDKAQTTRNKVQGVYTTDSSQIVFIDTPGIHKPKSKLGDFMVKAAQTTLREVDLILFMVNVDQGIGKGDKYIIEWLKSTKNPVFLVLNKIDQVHPEDLLPLISQYKELYDFAEIVPISALEGSNVSTLLDQVTDYMEEGPQYYPSDQVTDHPERFIVSEFIREKVLHLTREEVPHSIAVYIDSMERRGDGNTVYVAATVIVERSSQKGIIIGKQGSMLKEIGKRARKDIEAMLGSKVYLELFVKVQKDWRNKNILLNDFGYRDEDY
- a CDS encoding YqzL family protein, translated to MDLTWKIFSETGDLGIYLLMKEIERDSIGPEDESEELAEIQTPFS
- the recO gene encoding DNA repair protein RecO, whose protein sequence is MYSKTEGIVIRTNDYGETNKVVTLYTRDLGKIAVMARGAKKPKSRLTSVTQLFTYGSYLVQKGNGMGAMQQGEIIQSFRSIREDIFKTAYAAYIAELTDKLTEEKRSNPFIFELLNQTLMYMHEGVDIDILLNIYQIKMLDVAGIPPHVDSCVNCGHTEGTFAFSVREGGFLCHRCFSIDPYRMAVSAATLKLIRIFYTFDIARLGDVSVQQKTKNELKELINAYYDAHSGIYLKSRRFLEQLTHFPNES